Proteins from a genomic interval of Deltaproteobacteria bacterium HGW-Deltaproteobacteria-6:
- a CDS encoding EamA family transporter, with protein MQWSIVLLILLAAALHAGWNVLIKAESGNSSNTILIIAGSAVIGVVFLPFVPLPLAASWPYLGASVVIHIFYFGVLLAAYKKGDMSLVYPLMRGLPPVLTALAASVLFQESLSPAGWMGVALVSAGALTLMADFRLSEKFKAAPVLLAIGEAAIIVIYTLVDARGARLSGHAFSYTGWMLSLLALFFLVAMPVMEGRQVFVRIIKNWKKSLIGGSFTFASYGIALWAMTYAPVALVAALREASILFGTIFSVLILKERVTPVRILSIIMIVAGAVAIKMS; from the coding sequence TTGCAGTGGAGCATTGTTCTACTTATTCTTTTGGCGGCCGCCCTGCACGCCGGCTGGAATGTCCTGATTAAAGCAGAGTCGGGCAATTCATCGAACACGATATTGATTATTGCGGGAAGCGCCGTCATCGGAGTGGTGTTCCTGCCGTTTGTTCCTCTGCCGCTTGCCGCGAGCTGGCCTTATCTCGGGGCTTCCGTTGTCATTCACATTTTTTATTTCGGCGTGTTGCTTGCGGCCTATAAAAAAGGAGACATGAGTCTGGTTTATCCGCTCATGCGCGGCCTGCCGCCCGTATTGACAGCTCTTGCCGCTTCCGTCTTGTTTCAGGAGTCATTGTCTCCCGCGGGATGGATGGGTGTCGCGCTGGTGTCCGCCGGAGCCTTAACGCTGATGGCGGATTTCCGTTTATCTGAAAAATTCAAGGCCGCGCCCGTTCTGCTGGCCATCGGGGAGGCGGCGATCATCGTGATCTACACTCTGGTGGATGCCCGGGGCGCGCGGCTTTCCGGACACGCCTTCAGCTATACCGGCTGGATGCTCTCTCTGCTGGCCTTATTTTTTCTGGTGGCCATGCCGGTGATGGAAGGACGCCAGGTTTTCGTCCGGATCATTAAGAACTGGAAGAAAAGCCTGATCGGCGGCTCGTTTACTTTTGCCTCTTACGGCATAGCCCTCTGGGCCATGACTTACGCACCGGTTGCGCTGGTGGCCGCGCTGCGTGAGGCGTCCATTCTCTTCGGCACCATTTTTTCCGTCCTGATCCTGAAGGAACGGGTTACTCCGGTGAGGATTCTGTCCATTATCATGATTGTGGCGGGAGCCGTCGCCATCAAAATGTCCTGA
- a CDS encoding FmdB family transcriptional regulator produces the protein MPIYEYQCDKCKKQFEVVTLSLSEKPKAVCPKCKSKKTSKIISRVGKGKYGALRSGGSVSSSAPSSSGCSSCSSSNCSSCGH, from the coding sequence ATGCCGATTTACGAATATCAATGCGATAAATGCAAAAAACAATTCGAAGTGGTTACGCTGAGCTTGAGCGAAAAACCGAAAGCCGTCTGTCCGAAGTGCAAATCAAAGAAAACCAGCAAAATAATCTCCAGAGTCGGAAAAGGCAAGTATGGGGCCCTTCGTTCCGGCGGTTCCGTGAGCAGCAGCGCCCCCAGCAGTTCCGGTTGCTCTTCCTGCTCCTCATCAAACTGTTCTTCCTGCGGGCATTAG
- a CDS encoding transporter yields the protein MMSSIYKVIEIIGGSEKSWEDAAKKAVETAAKSLKDIRIAEIKELDMRVDKNKVVEYRVKMRVSFKYTPG from the coding sequence ATGATGAGCAGCATTTATAAAGTCATTGAGATTATCGGGGGCAGTGAAAAGTCATGGGAAGACGCGGCTAAAAAAGCCGTGGAAACGGCGGCAAAGAGCCTTAAAGACATCCGGATTGCGGAAATCAAGGAACTGGATATGCGGGTTGATAAAAACAAAGTGGTGGAATATCGCGTAAAAATGCGGGTGTCGTTCAAGTATACGCCCGGTTAA
- a CDS encoding MarC family protein has protein sequence MKSFWLCFVPLFVAVDAIGLLPLFINLTEGIEKKQIRKIIIQSMITALVVAIVFIAVGTAIFRLLNITVADFMIAGGTLLFVISIRDILAGEKKINIVDLDSVGAVPIGVPLITGPAVLTTSLLLINEHSAVITSLAIAANILIVGVMFFMAPLINRVLGKTGSKAISKIISLLLAAIGVMIVRRGIAMFIAGGIQS, from the coding sequence ATGAAATCATTCTGGTTATGTTTTGTGCCGCTGTTTGTGGCCGTTGACGCCATAGGACTTTTGCCGCTCTTTATTAATTTGACCGAAGGCATTGAAAAAAAGCAAATTCGAAAAATTATCATTCAATCGATGATCACGGCACTGGTGGTGGCTATTGTTTTCATCGCCGTGGGTACGGCTATTTTCCGGCTTCTGAATATTACTGTTGCTGATTTTATGATCGCGGGCGGCACGCTTCTTTTTGTTATTTCCATCCGTGATATCCTTGCCGGCGAGAAAAAAATCAATATTGTCGATCTGGACAGTGTCGGGGCCGTGCCGATCGGCGTTCCCCTGATTACGGGCCCCGCCGTACTGACTACGTCCCTGCTGCTGATTAATGAGCACAGCGCGGTGATTACATCGCTTGCTATTGCCGCCAACATTTTAATTGTGGGCGTCATGTTTTTCATGGCGCCGTTGATTAACCGGGTGCTGGGCAAAACCGGTTCAAAAGCCATATCCAAAATCATCAGCCTGCTTCTGGCAGCCATCGGCGTGATGATTGTCCGCAGAGGCATCGCCATGTTTATCGCCGGGGGAATTCAGTCTTAA
- a CDS encoding glycosyl transferase family 1 gives MIHFSGISKQHGPQILFRNASFQILPGSRSGLVGPNGAGKTSIFRLIMGEEEFDEGEITKARNTVCGYFSQDVGAMSGRSALEEVISASEDVVKLGVQIQEMEAAMCEPQSEEDMAGLLERYGNIQAEFEHRDGYDLESRAQTILTGLGIGPDDYHHPVETFSGGWKMRIALAKILSINPDVLLLDEPTNHLDVESIIWLEEWLSTSFKGALLMTSHDREFMNRVVTRIIEVANRTITTYSGNYDFYLREREIRREQLLASHRRQQEMLAKEEDFIARFAARASHASQVQSRIKKIDKIERIEIPPEQRSIKFEFAEPPRSGDDVVKLDGLGKVWPRPDGGEKSVFGGVSGMIRRQDKIAVVGVNGAGKSTFLKVLAGQAAPSSGSLNLGANVYPGYFSQHAMDILQPQKTVLETVQDAMPQAHLGTLRNLCAAFLFHGDDIYKRIDKLSGGEKSRVVLATMLVQPINLLILDEPTNHLDIQSRETLLAALQNFTGTVVLVSHDRHFLRCLINRVFEIDHGEMRIYNGHYEYYLEKTGREHRAA, from the coding sequence ATGATTCATTTCAGCGGCATTTCCAAACAACACGGTCCGCAGATCCTGTTTCGAAATGCCAGTTTTCAGATACTGCCCGGCTCACGCTCGGGCCTGGTTGGCCCCAACGGCGCGGGCAAAACCAGCATTTTCCGCCTGATCATGGGCGAAGAAGAGTTTGACGAAGGCGAAATCACCAAAGCCCGCAATACCGTTTGCGGCTATTTTTCACAGGATGTCGGCGCCATGTCCGGCCGCTCGGCGCTTGAGGAAGTCATCTCCGCTTCGGAAGATGTCGTGAAACTGGGTGTCCAAATTCAGGAGATGGAAGCGGCCATGTGCGAACCGCAAAGCGAAGAAGACATGGCCGGCCTCTTGGAACGCTATGGGAACATTCAGGCCGAATTTGAGCATCGCGACGGTTACGATCTGGAAAGCCGCGCGCAAACCATCCTGACCGGCCTGGGCATCGGCCCCGACGACTACCATCACCCCGTGGAAACATTCAGCGGCGGCTGGAAGATGCGCATCGCGCTGGCCAAAATTCTTTCCATCAATCCCGATGTCCTTTTACTGGATGAACCCACCAACCATCTGGATGTGGAATCAATCATCTGGCTGGAGGAATGGCTCTCCACGTCATTTAAGGGCGCGCTCTTGATGACCAGCCACGACCGCGAATTTATGAACCGGGTCGTCACCCGCATTATTGAAGTAGCCAACCGCACCATCACAACTTACAGCGGCAATTACGACTTTTATCTGCGTGAACGGGAAATAAGGCGCGAACAGCTTCTGGCCAGCCACCGCCGCCAGCAGGAAATGCTGGCCAAGGAAGAAGATTTCATCGCCCGTTTTGCCGCGCGGGCCTCACACGCGTCGCAGGTGCAGTCGCGCATCAAGAAGATTGATAAAATCGAGCGCATCGAAATCCCGCCCGAACAGCGCAGCATCAAATTTGAATTTGCCGAGCCTCCGCGCAGCGGCGATGATGTGGTCAAGCTCGACGGGCTTGGCAAAGTATGGCCCCGCCCCGACGGAGGCGAAAAATCGGTTTTTGGCGGCGTCAGCGGCATGATCCGAAGGCAGGATAAAATCGCCGTCGTGGGTGTCAACGGCGCAGGCAAGTCTACCTTCTTAAAAGTGCTGGCCGGTCAGGCCGCGCCTTCATCCGGCAGTTTGAATCTGGGCGCCAACGTTTATCCCGGCTATTTCAGTCAGCATGCCATGGATATCCTGCAGCCGCAGAAAACCGTGCTCGAAACCGTACAGGATGCCATGCCCCAGGCGCATCTGGGCACCCTGCGCAACCTTTGCGCTGCTTTCCTGTTTCACGGGGATGATATTTACAAGCGGATCGACAAATTGTCCGGCGGAGAAAAAAGCCGCGTGGTTCTGGCAACCATGCTGGTGCAGCCGATTAACCTGTTGATCCTGGATGAGCCGACCAATCATCTTGATATCCAGTCACGTGAAACGCTGCTTGCCGCGCTGCAAAACTTTACCGGCACCGTCGTCTTGGTCAGCCACGACCGCCACTTTCTGCGCTGCCTCATTAACCGCGTTTTTGAAATTGATCACGGCGAGATGCGGATCTACAACGGCCATTACGAATACTACCTGGAAAAGACCGGACGGGAACACCGGGCGGCTTAA
- a CDS encoding cytoplasmic protein produces the protein MAIHKIPVDQLSAEALKGVIDEFITRDGTDYGAIEASPETKFKQVKQKLESGWAVLVYDDETETTNIFMKDDPLLKKMDHFNE, from the coding sequence ATGGCCATCCACAAAATACCGGTCGATCAGCTGAGTGCTGAAGCCTTAAAGGGTGTAATCGACGAATTTATTACCAGAGATGGAACTGATTACGGGGCAATTGAGGCTTCCCCTGAAACAAAATTCAAACAGGTAAAGCAAAAACTGGAAAGCGGTTGGGCCGTTCTTGTTTATGATGACGAGACGGAAACCACCAACATCTTCATGAAAGACGACCCTCTGTTAAAAAAGATGGATCACTTCAATGAATAA
- a CDS encoding RNA pseudouridine synthase, whose product MNKINQKDTQSTLRVTRPVKLLEFLCESFPDRSRKSVKALLEQKQIMIASQIVTWFNYQLEPGMDVMVLKKKASQNTTLRKMNLIYEDEHLMVIEKSAGLLSVASEKETGETAFSILKSHVKKFSNDAQLYVVHRLDRDTSGVMMFAKDKAIQQKLQDNWDAVVTKRIYYAVVEGHVHKAEGKIVSTLKENKSLKMYSSGTAENGQKAVTRYRVLKSNARYSLLEVALETGRKNQIRVHLQDIGHSIAGDKKYGALTNPIRRLGLHAGILEFFHPATGKRMHFETPVPACFEILFG is encoded by the coding sequence ATGAATAAAATAAATCAAAAAGACACCCAATCCACGCTGCGCGTCACACGTCCGGTCAAGCTGCTTGAATTTCTCTGTGAATCATTTCCTGACCGGAGCAGAAAATCCGTAAAAGCGCTTCTTGAACAAAAGCAGATCATGATCGCAAGTCAGATCGTCACCTGGTTTAATTATCAGCTCGAACCGGGAATGGATGTCATGGTCCTGAAAAAGAAGGCGTCACAGAACACGACGCTCCGGAAAATGAATCTGATCTATGAAGATGAACATCTGATGGTCATTGAAAAGTCAGCGGGACTCCTCTCGGTCGCCAGCGAAAAAGAAACCGGTGAAACAGCCTTCAGTATTTTAAAAAGTCATGTTAAAAAATTTTCTAATGACGCCCAGCTTTATGTTGTGCATCGTCTTGATCGTGACACCTCCGGCGTCATGATGTTTGCAAAGGATAAGGCAATTCAGCAGAAATTGCAGGATAACTGGGATGCTGTTGTTACGAAGCGGATATATTATGCCGTAGTTGAAGGCCATGTCCATAAAGCGGAAGGCAAAATCGTTTCTACGCTTAAAGAAAACAAATCATTGAAAATGTATTCATCCGGCACAGCGGAAAACGGACAAAAAGCGGTTACCCGATATCGTGTTTTGAAAAGTAATGCGCGATACTCACTGCTGGAAGTTGCTTTGGAAACCGGCAGAAAAAACCAGATAAGGGTTCATCTTCAGGACATCGGCCACAGCATCGCCGGTGATAAAAAATACGGGGCATTAACCAATCCGATCCGCCGTCTGGGGCTGCATGCCGGGATTCTGGAATTTTTCCACCCGGCCACCGGCAAACGCATGCATTTTGAAACGCCGGTTCCGGCATGTTTTGAAATACTGTTCGGATAG